One window of Planctomycetia bacterium genomic DNA carries:
- the pyrE gene encoding orotate phosphoribosyltransferase, whose translation MTHKELAERIRSVAYLEGDFTLRSGKKSTFYVDKYLFETQPDILAELGRLFAGKASPQTTLIAGAELGGVALAAAAAMAASLPFVIIRNARKDYGTGKMYEGRINPGDVVLLVEDIATTGGQVLEAAKTISEAGATVEKIVAVVDRGQGAGQNIRAAGFAFESLFDAADLRLPTQ comes from the coding sequence ATGACCCACAAAGAGCTCGCCGAGCGAATTCGCTCCGTCGCCTATCTGGAGGGAGACTTCACGCTCCGCTCAGGAAAAAAATCGACGTTCTACGTCGACAAGTATCTCTTCGAAACTCAGCCAGACATCCTCGCCGAACTAGGTCGGCTGTTTGCCGGGAAGGCCTCCCCACAGACGACACTCATCGCCGGCGCGGAACTCGGCGGTGTCGCCCTCGCGGCAGCGGCGGCAATGGCGGCCAGTCTGCCATTCGTCATCATCCGCAACGCCAGGAAGGATTACGGCACGGGCAAGATGTACGAAGGGCGCATCAATCCAGGCGACGTCGTGTTGCTCGTTGAAGACATCGCTACCACCGGCGGCCAGGTCCTGGAGGCCGCCAAAACCATTAGCGAGGCGGGTGCGACGGTGGAGAAAATCGTCGCAGTGGTCGATCGCGGCCAGGGAGCCGGGCAAAACATCCGTGCAGCAGGGTTTGCATTCGAATCTCTCTTCGACGCCGCCGACCTGCGCCTGCCGACGCAGTGA
- a CDS encoding sigma-54-dependent Fis family transcriptional regulator — MTEIRKEGERRLVPMCESNSAILPDEGFFEGMGLFGKSSAFRGVLCRIPAASRGTSPILIVGEQGTCKERVARAVHYSSQLAGGPFVAVDCASLPRQLGETELFGNGRRGLIEASEGGTLFLDDIAELAISVQASLAHFLETGRVSGRDIASPRKVATRIIASASPEVDRLVAMGLVRSDLLQRIATVRLELPPLRARSEDIAPFAHWFIKKLAAEYGCKPPLLEDAAISVLQQYHWPGNVRELEILLRQLVVKHPSQSIGPAELQSQMTSMAATSLDSDCSLAQAELVHIRNVLGRVKGNKTHAARILGIDRKTLRQKLRQPEEHAVSSRG, encoded by the coding sequence ATGACCGAAATTCGCAAAGAAGGCGAGCGCCGACTTGTTCCTATGTGTGAATCGAACTCGGCTATTCTTCCGGACGAAGGTTTTTTTGAGGGAATGGGCCTATTCGGCAAATCCTCCGCGTTCAGAGGCGTACTTTGTCGCATTCCGGCTGCATCCCGCGGAACATCGCCGATTCTTATTGTGGGAGAACAGGGGACCTGCAAGGAGCGTGTCGCCCGAGCCGTCCATTATTCTTCCCAACTCGCCGGTGGTCCATTCGTAGCGGTTGACTGCGCCTCGCTGCCTCGCCAACTGGGTGAGACGGAGCTATTTGGCAACGGCCGTCGCGGCCTGATCGAAGCATCCGAGGGCGGCACCTTGTTTCTGGATGACATTGCCGAGCTGGCCATTTCCGTACAGGCCAGCTTGGCGCATTTTCTTGAGACCGGGCGCGTGAGCGGTCGCGACATCGCCTCGCCTCGCAAGGTAGCTACCCGGATCATCGCCTCGGCATCCCCGGAGGTGGACCGACTTGTCGCGATGGGGTTGGTTAGATCCGATTTGCTTCAGCGAATTGCGACCGTGCGTCTGGAACTGCCGCCTTTGAGGGCTCGGTCGGAAGATATCGCGCCGTTTGCCCATTGGTTTATCAAAAAGCTCGCGGCGGAGTACGGCTGCAAGCCACCATTGCTGGAAGACGCGGCTATTTCGGTGCTCCAGCAATATCACTGGCCGGGCAATGTACGGGAGTTGGAAATTCTTCTTCGCCAACTTGTTGTTAAGCACCCGTCTCAGTCGATCGGTCCCGCTGAGCTACAGTCGCAGATGACTTCGATGGCCGCGACGAGTCTGGATTCCGATTGCTCGCTTGCACAGGCGGAGCTGGTTCACATTCGCAATGTACTGGGACGAGTAAAGGGCAACAAGACGCATGCGGCGCGTATCCTGGGGATCGATCGCAAAACACTGCGTCAAAAGCTGCGGCAGCCTGAAGAACACGCCGTCAGTTCAAGGGGCTGA
- a CDS encoding PEP-CTERM sorting domain-containing protein: MKPQCLVLVCLFVAVALPTPLMGAGAVYFTAASASPAGSVSHQGARGEALELECDVNLAFTCTWDISGWYQNDDGGAFGWSLDVGILDPTVFGKATVSNIEIPISEVTTISHLVGANEPNGFLIHGAAGANLSGPGPAIWNVLNFRLTKTKAMGDPQVLDIFGGVGFLEFGGNDPEGFDFYEIIQIGPNSPAVGIYAGTWPYGALPLPVITVMNIPEPAAIGLFGSGVLLLTRRRKCRTTSR; the protein is encoded by the coding sequence ATGAAACCCCAGTGCTTAGTGCTCGTTTGTTTGTTTGTCGCAGTTGCCCTGCCGACTCCTTTGATGGGTGCGGGTGCGGTTTATTTCACCGCGGCATCCGCCTCACCTGCAGGAAGCGTCAGCCATCAGGGTGCCAGGGGCGAGGCCCTCGAATTGGAGTGTGACGTCAACTTGGCGTTTACATGCACGTGGGATATCTCCGGTTGGTATCAAAACGACGACGGCGGCGCATTTGGCTGGAGCCTTGACGTCGGAATCCTCGATCCGACCGTCTTTGGCAAGGCAACCGTTAGCAACATTGAAATCCCAATAAGCGAAGTCACGACCATAAGCCATCTCGTGGGAGCCAATGAACCCAATGGATTCCTCATCCACGGTGCCGCCGGCGCCAATTTATCAGGCCCTGGACCGGCTATCTGGAATGTCCTGAATTTCCGATTGACCAAGACCAAGGCAATGGGAGATCCTCAGGTTCTCGACATTTTTGGCGGCGTAGGTTTCTTGGAATTCGGAGGCAATGATCCCGAGGGGTTTGATTTCTATGAGATCATCCAGATTGGCCCCAACAGCCCGGCGGTTGGCATCTATGCCGGCACTTGGCCCTACGGGGCACTTCCGCTTCCTGTTATCACGGTGATGAACATTCCTGAGCCGGCTGCGATTGGGCTCTTCGGTAGCGGAGTCTTGTTACTGACGCGGCGTCGGAAGTGCAGAACGACTAGCCGTTAG
- a CDS encoding prepilin-type N-terminal cleavage/methylation domain-containing protein, with protein sequence MSKRSNHQNRTKGFTLIELVTVIVILGILSAVALPVYLDYQKDAKVAACKGVLGGVRAAIANYYAYSATTSGGGTLRYPAIGEIRTAGAVVSDTLGDNPFDTDATKNNVVAGATKGVVVGGSGGWAYRAATGQFWANTNTAGIGENGF encoded by the coding sequence ATGAGCAAGAGAAGCAATCATCAGAATCGGACGAAGGGTTTTACGCTCATCGAGCTTGTAACCGTGATCGTGATTCTGGGAATCCTCTCGGCGGTTGCGCTGCCGGTTTACCTTGACTACCAGAAGGATGCAAAAGTCGCGGCATGTAAGGGCGTTCTCGGCGGCGTTCGCGCTGCCATCGCGAATTACTACGCCTACTCAGCTACCACGAGTGGCGGTGGTACCCTGAGGTATCCGGCGATCGGTGAGATCAGGACTGCCGGCGCTGTGGTCTCTGACACCCTCGGTGACAATCCGTTCGACACTGACGCGACGAAGAACAATGTCGTCGCCGGAGCAACGAAGGGGGTCGTCGTCGGTGGATCGGGCGGCTGGGCGTATCGAGCGGCGACCGGTCAGTTCTGGGCCAATACGAATACCGCCGGCATTGGCGAAAACGGGTTCTAA
- a CDS encoding UbiX family flavin prenyltransferase, with protein sequence MSKQIVVAVSGASGAPYAVRLIKSLVEGGAHVHLVISPHGRQLFVDELEISDPTPQVLVGEALASSITAYPYRDVGAKLASGSFLTDGMIICPCSSNTLGDIASGTGANLISRAAAVHLKEARRLILVHREMPISQIELENMLRISRAGGIICPASPGFYLRPKSVDDLVDFVVGKLCDLLGVPHQLNTRWVPKRSPHVQG encoded by the coding sequence ATGTCTAAGCAAATTGTTGTTGCTGTTAGTGGTGCAAGTGGTGCGCCGTATGCCGTTCGGCTGATCAAATCGCTGGTCGAGGGTGGGGCTCACGTCCACCTGGTCATTTCCCCGCACGGTCGGCAGCTCTTCGTCGATGAACTCGAAATCTCCGACCCGACCCCACAGGTATTGGTTGGTGAGGCCCTGGCCTCCTCGATTACCGCATACCCATATCGCGATGTAGGGGCCAAGCTTGCCAGCGGGTCGTTTCTCACGGACGGCATGATTATTTGTCCGTGCAGCAGCAATACCCTGGGCGACATTGCCTCGGGCACGGGCGCGAATCTCATCTCCCGGGCCGCCGCCGTCCACCTCAAAGAAGCACGCCGACTTATTCTTGTACACAGGGAGATGCCGATTTCGCAGATCGAGTTGGAGAACATGCTCCGAATCAGCCGCGCAGGTGGTATCATCTGTCCCGCATCACCGGGGTTTTATCTGCGACCGAAGTCGGTGGATGACCTCGTGGATTTCGTAGTCGGAAAGCTCTGCGACCTGCTGGGCGTGCCGCACCAGCTCAACACGCGATGGGTGCCGAAGCGCAGTCCGCACGTTCAGGGATGA
- a CDS encoding type II secretion system protein — protein sequence MTRKPGSASARQAARGFTLIELITVIGILGILAVAGGGAVLSSIDSIRTNAAAARLTSDVRLMQRIAMASGLRTWVVLSAGSNNYQLFMEDPSNPGKPGRQAFTHPSSQDTGVVQFGAGDFSNVVISNVSVNSTSEIEFDSLGVPHDGAGNPLAATGQITLSGGATITVYPVSGMVERI from the coding sequence ATGACAAGAAAACCAGGTTCGGCAAGCGCCCGGCAAGCCGCAAGGGGCTTTACGCTCATTGAACTGATCACGGTGATCGGAATTTTGGGGATTTTGGCGGTGGCGGGTGGCGGGGCGGTTCTCTCATCCATTGATTCAATTCGCACAAATGCAGCGGCGGCGAGGCTGACGAGCGACGTCCGACTGATGCAGCGAATCGCCATGGCTTCAGGACTTCGCACATGGGTGGTGCTCAGTGCGGGCTCGAACAACTATCAACTATTCATGGAAGACCCCTCGAACCCAGGTAAGCCCGGCCGGCAGGCGTTTACCCATCCGTCCAGCCAGGATACGGGAGTCGTACAATTCGGCGCCGGCGATTTTTCGAATGTCGTCATCAGCAATGTCAGCGTCAATTCGACGAGCGAGATTGAGTTCGACAGTCTCGGGGTTCCGCATGACGGGGCGGGAAATCCTCTAGCAGCAACCGGGCAGATAACACTTTCGGGCGGCGCCACGATCACGGTGTACCCCGTAAGCGGCATGGTCGAAAGGATATGA
- the truD gene encoding tRNA pseudouridine(13) synthase TruD, translating to MSIIESTSPTDTLPFLTADVPAMPGAIKRRYEDFLVEEIPAYQPCGSGDHIYFTIEKRGLATMRAIHDIGRALGVQSRDIGLAGLKDARAITVQTLSIEHIDPKKVASLDIPRIRVLSVSRHGNKLRIGHLRGNRFRIKMRDCDPGRFGDLESVLETLRKRGVPNYFGSQRFGSRGDTGTIGRAVLQRDAGLVMDLMLGKAGPHDTGEVLRARQLYDSGEYEAAAKAWPYGFRDNARACRAMARSGGKHKRAFHAIDQRLRKFFVSAYQSELFNRCLAQRLDQLDRVMEGDLAFKHENGSVFLVMDAAAEAPRAASFEISPTGPIFGARMTCAQGEPGRVEKAILDAEQIDPDDFRAVKGMKIHGSRRPLRFAMEDLRIDRGSDDHGAYVELAFALDAGCYATTILREICKNDLQEGLNTEGGVDRDAATAEIED from the coding sequence ATGAGCATCATCGAATCTACGTCCCCAACGGATACCCTGCCCTTCCTGACTGCCGACGTGCCCGCGATGCCCGGGGCCATCAAACGCCGCTATGAAGACTTCCTCGTCGAGGAGATCCCCGCTTACCAGCCCTGCGGCAGCGGCGACCACATCTATTTCACGATCGAAAAGCGCGGCCTCGCCACCATGAGAGCCATCCACGATATCGGCCGCGCACTCGGTGTTCAGTCACGCGACATCGGCTTGGCGGGATTGAAGGATGCCCGGGCAATCACCGTGCAGACGCTGAGCATTGAGCACATCGACCCCAAGAAAGTCGCGTCCCTCGACATTCCCCGCATTCGCGTCCTTTCGGTGAGTCGACATGGAAACAAGCTCCGGATCGGGCACCTGCGTGGCAATCGCTTTCGTATCAAGATGCGAGACTGCGACCCTGGGAGATTCGGTGATTTGGAGAGCGTTCTTGAGACACTCCGCAAGCGAGGTGTGCCCAACTACTTCGGCAGCCAGCGATTCGGCTCTCGTGGCGATACCGGCACGATCGGACGCGCCGTCCTTCAGCGCGACGCCGGACTTGTCATGGACTTGATGCTTGGCAAGGCCGGCCCCCATGACACCGGCGAGGTATTGCGCGCCCGACAGCTCTATGACTCTGGCGAATACGAGGCCGCCGCAAAGGCCTGGCCATATGGCTTCCGCGACAATGCCCGGGCATGCCGGGCCATGGCCAGATCCGGCGGCAAGCACAAGCGTGCCTTTCACGCGATCGACCAACGACTTAGAAAGTTCTTCGTCAGCGCTTATCAGTCCGAATTATTCAACCGATGCCTGGCCCAGCGGCTCGACCAACTCGATCGCGTGATGGAGGGCGATCTTGCCTTCAAGCACGAGAATGGTTCGGTCTTTCTGGTGATGGACGCCGCGGCCGAAGCGCCCCGTGCCGCATCGTTTGAGATATCCCCGACGGGCCCCATCTTCGGTGCGCGCATGACGTGCGCGCAGGGTGAGCCTGGGCGCGTCGAAAAGGCAATTCTCGACGCGGAGCAAATAGACCCTGACGATTTTCGAGCCGTTAAGGGCATGAAGATTCACGGCTCGCGCCGTCCGCTGCGATTCGCCATGGAGGATCTACGCATCGATCGTGGGAGCGACGATCACGGCGCTTACGTTGAGCTGGCATTTGCCCTCGACGCGGGCTGTTATGCGACGACGATCCTGCGAGAGATATGCAAGAACGACCTGCAGGAAGGGCTGAACACCGAAGGTGGAGTCGACCGTGACGCAGCAACCGCAGAGATCGAAGACTGA
- a CDS encoding HDOD domain-containing protein codes for MASLSKDQILKTIRQSPRVPAPSQTVSRILSLTQNPDCNLTAVAELIQRDGALTVQLLRQANSSLYATAHATSSVKDACVRLGIKRVRAAIINDHVVSGLGKACPPGFDASKYWQSALATSVAARDLCSKLMPSAAEDAGTAGLLCDIGIGLLAYGISNDYKPVLSELGGSLTPMIERIERRVIGVTHSEVGSAILADWKLDPSVINAVRCHHEADSDLDGQENEVKFCRIVSAAVTCSELALFGTEMEAVDRLFKQVGALCPNPDEVVGALLDQLVVHIQQIAEGLAVELGSTDDLASNLQSVIGESAQSGVSMFFKPMSRSLFES; via the coding sequence ATGGCTTCGTTATCCAAGGATCAAATCCTTAAGACCATTCGCCAGTCGCCCAGAGTGCCGGCGCCCTCGCAGACCGTTTCGCGCATCCTCTCTCTGACGCAGAACCCCGATTGCAACCTGACCGCGGTAGCAGAGCTGATTCAACGTGACGGCGCCCTCACCGTACAACTTCTTCGCCAGGCAAACAGCTCCCTCTATGCCACGGCCCATGCCACTTCAAGCGTCAAAGACGCCTGCGTGCGACTGGGCATCAAGCGCGTCCGGGCCGCCATCATCAACGATCACGTCGTCAGCGGCCTGGGCAAGGCATGTCCGCCGGGCTTTGACGCCAGCAAGTATTGGCAATCGGCGCTTGCCACCAGCGTCGCGGCTCGGGACTTGTGCAGCAAACTCATGCCGTCGGCGGCCGAGGACGCCGGGACTGCAGGGCTCCTGTGCGACATCGGCATCGGACTCTTGGCGTATGGTATTTCCAATGATTACAAGCCCGTACTGTCCGAATTGGGTGGGTCGCTCACACCTATGATCGAGCGGATTGAGCGTCGGGTGATCGGCGTCACCCATTCTGAAGTCGGGTCGGCAATCCTCGCGGACTGGAAGCTGGATCCGTCGGTTATCAATGCCGTTCGATGTCATCACGAAGCCGACTCTGATCTGGATGGACAGGAAAACGAGGTGAAGTTTTGTCGCATCGTCTCTGCCGCGGTGACTTGTTCGGAGCTTGCTTTGTTCGGAACTGAAATGGAAGCGGTCGATCGCCTTTTTAAGCAGGTCGGCGCGCTGTGTCCCAACCCCGATGAGGTTGTAGGTGCACTTCTGGATCAACTAGTCGTTCACATTCAACAAATCGCGGAGGGCCTGGCCGTCGAACTGGGCAGCACGGACGATCTTGCGTCGAATCTGCAGAGTGTAATAGGGGAATCAGCCCAGTCCGGCGTTTCGATGTTTTTCAAACCGATGAGCCGCAGTCTCTTCGAAAGTTGA
- a CDS encoding PEP-CTERM sorting domain-containing protein, with amino-acid sequence MKTRTLVTACSAFACLLVISSVAQAGMTVVLGGGWEADIGDPSAVSINVDADCNTRTVCDFIAIEISKDFRQPPLPNGNFPGLDIIFRQIADDADTVPNIVILDESVTNQTGTDWTDYHMTVGTGGNVWFDTIDSSGFSMNPFANSMFMDPSNVFGGNPSRATDFWADGGIVFNNSSFFPGAGAGEMVISVDLSGDDVAFVLSEYPTPEPATLALLGLGGLVCLRRRR; translated from the coding sequence ATGAAGACGCGAACGCTTGTGACAGCCTGCTCGGCCTTTGCTTGCCTGCTGGTTATCTCCTCTGTCGCCCAGGCGGGCATGACCGTCGTACTGGGCGGCGGTTGGGAGGCTGATATCGGCGATCCTTCAGCTGTGAGCATCAATGTCGATGCCGATTGCAATACCCGCACGGTGTGCGATTTCATCGCCATTGAAATCTCGAAGGATTTCAGGCAGCCCCCGCTGCCCAATGGCAATTTTCCGGGCCTGGACATCATCTTCCGGCAGATAGCCGACGATGCTGACACGGTCCCGAATATCGTGATCCTTGACGAATCGGTCACGAATCAAACCGGCACGGACTGGACCGACTATCACATGACGGTCGGAACGGGCGGCAACGTCTGGTTCGATACCATTGACTCCAGCGGTTTCAGCATGAATCCGTTCGCCAACAGCATGTTCATGGACCCCAGCAATGTCTTTGGCGGCAATCCGAGCCGGGCAACGGACTTCTGGGCTGATGGCGGAATCGTATTCAACAATTCGTCATTCTTCCCCGGTGCGGGAGCTGGCGAAATGGTGATTTCAGTCGATTTGAGCGGCGATGATGTCGCCTTCGTCCTCAGCGAGTACCCGACTCCCGAGCCCGCGACGCTGGCTCTGCTTGGCCTTGGCGGCCTTGTTTGCCTCCGCCGCCGCCGCTGA
- a CDS encoding prepilin-type N-terminal cleavage/methylation domain-containing protein, with translation MNRRDRKSVQGLRRRSAFTLVELIVSMTVGVIITGSAGWLIWSATDMRTQVAARVEVADTAAAAMECMVRYAREIQQDECPANPTPCLMGRAQVSLATATELRFGSTGFRLSGGQVEMTTDDALNWHPVARDVSEFSIAYFARDGSALASFPLSQTDRESMRLVQITLALTRSSETVQLRTAVYLRSFMDEVTTDP, from the coding sequence ATGAATCGACGCGATCGAAAATCAGTTCAAGGGCTTCGCCGTCGTAGCGCATTCACGCTGGTGGAGCTGATCGTGTCGATGACGGTGGGCGTCATCATCACTGGATCGGCAGGCTGGTTGATCTGGAGCGCCACGGACATGCGCACCCAGGTGGCGGCCCGGGTCGAGGTGGCGGATACGGCGGCGGCCGCGATGGAATGCATGGTGCGGTATGCTCGAGAGATTCAACAAGACGAATGTCCAGCGAATCCGACTCCGTGCCTCATGGGCCGCGCCCAGGTCAGCTTGGCGACCGCCACCGAGCTGCGATTCGGGAGTACGGGGTTTCGCTTGAGCGGCGGGCAAGTGGAGATGACTACGGACGACGCCTTGAATTGGCATCCGGTTGCCCGGGACGTTTCCGAGTTTTCCATTGCCTACTTTGCCCGCGATGGCTCTGCGCTTGCGAGCTTTCCCCTGTCACAGACTGACCGGGAATCGATGCGCCTTGTCCAGATCACGCTGGCGCTGACTCGCAGTTCGGAGACTGTGCAACTGCGGACGGCGGTGTATCTCAGGAGCTTTATGGATGAAGTCACGACCGATCCCTAA
- a CDS encoding tetratricopeptide repeat protein, whose amino-acid sequence MMTIGCGCHTAKTDSSTVAGSAPVQVDRPDDPANLSDAQRTDQFYYSYEAGMNMIQRGQYAHAMGAFEEALRMNPSSTEAMFNLAACYDSIGDPLRAIPIYRRLLSETPNDADCHANLGTAFIKMYHRERSPGWRKMAWDSWNRSLQLNPEQPEIRRYLEQSKLDN is encoded by the coding sequence ATGATGACTATCGGGTGTGGTTGTCATACCGCGAAGACAGACTCGTCCACCGTTGCTGGTTCAGCGCCAGTACAAGTCGATCGACCGGACGATCCGGCCAATCTGTCGGACGCCCAGCGGACCGATCAGTTTTACTATTCCTATGAGGCGGGGATGAACATGATTCAGCGCGGTCAATACGCCCACGCAATGGGCGCCTTTGAAGAAGCGTTGCGAATGAATCCGTCCAGCACGGAAGCCATGTTCAATCTGGCCGCGTGTTACGACTCGATCGGCGACCCGCTTCGGGCGATCCCGATCTATCGCCGGCTGCTGAGCGAAACGCCGAACGACGCTGATTGCCACGCCAATCTTGGGACGGCGTTTATCAAGATGTATCATCGCGAGAGGAGTCCGGGATGGAGGAAAATGGCCTGGGACTCATGGAATCGCTCGTTGCAATTGAATCCGGAGCAACCGGAGATCAGGCGATACCTCGAGCAATCGAAGTTAGATAACTAG
- the ubiE gene encoding bifunctional demethylmenaquinone methyltransferase/2-methoxy-6-polyprenyl-1,4-benzoquinol methylase UbiE encodes MVDTASKPLVWDESRLSDPHGQPDKAARVQAMFDAIAPTYEKVNRWLSLGRDAYWRRRAVELAAVTTADRVIDLACGTGDFARAFAAAHPNGVVGCDFSSGMLRRAQSRTGSGGNSQIEWFQADALHLPFANESFDIASCAFGVRNLQDLGLGFSEAYRVLRPGGRFVILEFSTPRTPLLGGLYMFYLSRVLPRLATLISHDRSGAYQYLPASVSTFVDAEGMAKRLTAAGFARVEHHRLTLGVVTIHLAWKS; translated from the coding sequence ATGGTCGACACCGCCTCGAAGCCCTTGGTATGGGATGAGTCCCGACTTTCCGATCCGCACGGTCAGCCCGACAAGGCTGCGCGTGTGCAGGCGATGTTCGATGCCATCGCTCCGACGTATGAGAAGGTCAACCGGTGGCTCTCGCTCGGACGGGATGCCTATTGGCGAAGGAGGGCTGTCGAGTTGGCCGCCGTCACAACCGCCGACCGGGTGATCGACCTTGCCTGCGGAACCGGGGACTTTGCCCGCGCCTTTGCCGCGGCACATCCCAATGGCGTCGTCGGCTGCGATTTCTCATCCGGGATGCTGAGGCGAGCCCAAAGCCGCACAGGCTCCGGCGGTAACAGTCAAATCGAATGGTTTCAGGCGGACGCACTTCATCTGCCATTTGCGAATGAGTCGTTTGACATCGCGAGCTGCGCGTTTGGTGTCAGAAATCTTCAGGACTTAGGACTGGGCTTCTCCGAGGCATATCGCGTTCTGCGTCCCGGAGGCCGATTCGTGATACTCGAGTTTTCGACGCCGCGAACGCCGCTACTTGGCGGGCTATACATGTTCTATCTGTCCCGCGTTCTTCCCAGACTGGCAACACTGATCAGCCACGACCGGTCAGGCGCGTACCAATATCTTCCAGCATCGGTCTCCACTTTTGTGGACGCGGAAGGGATGGCAAAGCGCCTGACCGCCGCCGGATTCGCCCGAGTCGAGCATCATCGGCTGACGCTGGGCGTGGTCACGATTCACCTGGCTTGGAAGTCGTGA
- the rnc gene encoding ribonuclease III → MDNDALERCQATLGYQFNDPTLLVSALTHASIATTRLQSNERLEFLGDAVLGMVVCRYLFEKYPEYLEGELTKIKSSVVSRKTCSEISEEIGLPQFLFLGNGIAGRSKLPTSLSAAALESFIAAMFLDAGLERTSEFILKHMVSYIDAAVASEHQYNYKSQLQQFAQKNSGDTPSYEVLDEKGPDHAKCFEIAVCIGGRRFKSAWGPSKKDAEQKAALNALIELELIPAEAAMA, encoded by the coding sequence ATGGACAACGACGCGCTTGAGCGCTGCCAGGCGACCCTTGGCTATCAGTTCAACGACCCTACCCTCCTTGTGTCAGCTCTGACGCACGCTTCCATCGCTACGACCCGCCTACAAAGCAATGAGCGACTGGAGTTCCTTGGGGACGCAGTGCTGGGCATGGTGGTATGCCGGTATTTGTTCGAGAAGTACCCCGAGTATCTCGAAGGGGAATTGACCAAGATCAAGTCGTCGGTTGTCTCGCGCAAGACGTGCAGTGAGATCAGTGAGGAGATCGGCCTGCCTCAATTCTTGTTTCTCGGAAACGGAATCGCGGGTCGATCGAAGTTGCCGACTTCGCTTTCGGCCGCCGCGTTGGAATCGTTCATTGCGGCGATGTTTCTCGACGCCGGCCTGGAGCGGACGTCGGAGTTCATTCTCAAGCACATGGTCAGCTATATCGACGCCGCGGTCGCCAGTGAGCATCAATACAACTACAAGTCGCAGCTTCAGCAGTTTGCCCAGAAAAACAGCGGCGACACGCCGTCATACGAGGTCCTCGACGAAAAAGGGCCGGACCACGCCAAGTGCTTCGAGATTGCAGTCTGCATCGGCGGCCGTCGCTTCAAGAGCGCCTGGGGCCCGAGCAAGAAAGACGCCGAGCAGAAGGCGGCGCTGAACGCCTTGATCGAGCTTGAGTTGATTCCCGCCGAAGCGGCGATGGCCTAA